The genomic DNA acgaagttccgcctcgtccgaccccaagagaaggggtcgggcgcgctgaGGCCCTCGGggcaggcatccccctcggatacggtccAGATGGAcgagacagacaaaatcctgtgggtccccccgtcggcctcgccataaatgcgccgcaggtctggcggagggaagggatgaccgcgctcctcacgcaacctgtcacaagtacccgtgcacgaccacactgtacaggctacagtgccggcggctgactcccattcgccgcagggtactcatggcctgcgccggctgGAGCGAAGGAGagaccggcctgtcctcgggccccgcgcgccctcgggccccgcacAGCAAGGATATGACGCCCTCTCTCTAGGAGCCACCATTTGAACgacagcatccaccgtcctccccaacagacACCAAGATAATAacggaacgccctcatcatgacccgacgcctacgggtatcgaaggagctatctgtagggagcaacaacagttggcacacggcggcctccccttccggcatgcacgccggcgttcGCTAGGGGCCGGTAGAGGCGTCGGGCGCCTAGGAACTTGCTCCTCCTCCCTGCTGTgttttttaccattctacgctttactctttacagtcctcTTCACCCGATCCCAACTGTAACTTCGGCCACCCCCCTTgtgatataaaaggaggaacccggggccggaggggggatcggctgcttctcccacaagccacagcacacaACGACTCTCCcggagagcacaagcacaaaagagacttgggaccagtccctctctcgtcgatctgtaaccccctactacagaaccccgcgtgggcaatacaagcatcctcgatactggacgtagggcttcccttgcctgaaccagtctaaacccgtgtctcccacgcaaccacctgaggctttacgcgcataaaagaaatttactagtctaagtcttgatcggccgatctcgacaacgacagttggcccgctaggtaggggacctttgcgcgtacacctccagcctcagatggccaattacgatagcagctttgctccgggctccctgatccgtttcgggagcctggacttcctcgccaccggggaagggatcgagctgatccctgtcctcgtctttcccgctcgtcctgctgccctcggccccgccgccaggacAGCGGCGACCGGCCGGTCGCATACCGGAAGGACCTCACCAGGGGGAcagcccttcgggctacgcaacgccacgggggcttacggatgcctcctagcgcggtccttgaccacgtcgcccgcgagcaacaagCTCGTAGGCGCGGCAAGGACAATCTCTGATGCtggctccagcagcgggagTCCCCACCCCTCACGCGAGTGCCTTGTggtcgacgcgcactccgaggggtccaacgacgatggtgccgaggggagacaatgggctcccccctcgcgcgccgcggctacaactggagccttaccaagggccTCGGAGTGCTCTCGGCAACCAGAAGCGCGCGTGGGCGCCCGCCAAGAAGTAGAGCACCCCTACCACGAGGGggggcacgacaacgggcgcgcgacgtccagcaacgcatctgcgcggacggagagcgtccgccgctctttgcccgcgctagccaaaacgtcgcagccgcggcggtgttgctccgacagctccccgaaccagcgacgcccgaggagcgacgggcacgccaagagatgcgcaacctgctcgagtgcgctgccgtccagcaggcggaaagttcggcGTCCCGGCGAtgcgggcagaacgccagccgggCGACGCCTAACGCGCCCCCAAAatggcggggggaatctgtccatcaaccccctccggggGCGAATCAGGCCACGTCCGCCCGACGGACCCcgccacccgcgggaggcgaggctcgatccgttcaccagcgcgtcggtctcgtccgcgacgcccgcgacaccctgaacgcgcgaagacgctcccgcgcggacagggaggacggggcagatcgaggctaccacgtccaccgacagcggggaagaccgcagcccgagcccagGAACGGCTGGGCCtcgggccttctctgcgcgcatcctaagtgcgcccttcccgccgcgcttcaggcaacccacgagtgtagccaaatactcaggggagacaaatcctggagtgtggctcagcgattaccggcttgcatgtcaagccggcggggcggatgatgacctgtttatcatccgcaacctacccttttcctggcagactccacgcgagcttggctagaacatatcccttcgggacgcgTTCGCAACTGGAATGACCTGAAAGAAgttttcataggaaacttccaagggacgtacacgcgccccggcaactcctgggatctccggagctgtcgtcagggggcggacgagtccctcggGGATTACATctggcgcttctccagaaagcgcaccgagctctccaacgtcgcggacgccgacgtcataggagccttcctagcaaggacctcttgccggcccctcgtccacgagctggggcgccgaggcccgcgaaccacggaagagctcctcaatatcgccactagctacgcctctggcgaagaggctATCGAagcgatcttcgatcgttccaaaggcaaggcgaaacgaGAGGAGGACACCGACGAGGGCActtccaaccgccagcagaagaagaagggcaagcagcggcgcgaggcccccctcgtggccgcggtcgagcgcaagcgggggcagccgccccccgaaggcgctcccggcttcttcgacaagttgctcgagggaccgtgcccgaaccacgagtttcccgtcaagcacgcctacaaagactataacctcatgaagaggtacttcgtgggcaatccggtgaaaggcgaccggaagcggaagcccgatgaggaaaagaagggcgacgaagagaaagaagacggcttccctaaagtcgacggctgcttcatgatcttcggcggctccacagcgtacgacaccaagcgccagcaaaagctggagcgccgggaggtctacgcggtcgagcctgcgactccggccttcctcgattggtccgggccggccatcaccttcgataggtccgaccaccctggacgcgtccgacATCCGAggcgttaccctctcgtcgtcgaccccatcgtcggcacgacgcgcctcaccaaggtactcatggatgggggcagcagcctcaacctcctctacgccgagactctcgacgctatggggatcgatcgctcccgcctccgtcccagcaaggcacccttccatggcgtcgtgccagggaagcaggcgacgcctctcgggcaaatcgacctgcccgttacgtttgggaccccttccaactataggaaggaggtcctcaccttcgaggtggtagggtttcgcggaacctaccatgccatcttaggacggccgtgctacgcgaagttcatggcaatccccaactacacctacctcaagctcaagctaccAGGGCCCAACGGGgccatcaccgtcggcacgaccttccagaaggcatatgagtgcgacgtagagtgtTGCGAGTACGTCGCGGCCATCACCATCACGAGCGGcatggcggtccagcttgcggaggtgATCGAAGACCAGCCCGATGCCAAGCAGTCCAatacctcctttgagcccaccgaaggtatcaaggaagtccctctcgatcccggctgttccaatggtggggttgtgcggatcagcgcggctctatcccccaaataggaaagcgcgctcgtcgacttcctccgcgcgaacagcgacgtcttcgcgtggaagccctcggacatgcctggCATCCTGAGAGAAGTcaccgagcattccttgaacatcagggccggttcgaagccagtaaagcaaggcttgcgccgtttcgacgaggaaaggcgcagggccattggtgaagagctccagaagctcctggcggccgggttcatcaaggaagtgcgccaccctgagtggctggccaatcctgtccttgtaccaaaaaagaacgggaaatggaggatgtgtgtcgattataccggtctcaacaaagcgtgtccaaaggacccatttcctttgccacgcatagatcaaatagtcgactcaaccgccggatgcgagaccctcagcttcctcgacgcatattccggctaccactagatcgcgatgaaagaggccgaccagctcgctacctccttcatcaccccctttggtccctactgctacgttaagatgccgttcggcctcaaaaacgcgggggctaccttccagcgatgcatgctgaagtgcttcggagatctcatcgggcggaccgttgaggcctacgttgacgacatcgtggttaaatccaggaagggtgaccagctcgttcccgacctagagctagccttcgaaaggctaagggataagcgtattaagctcaatcccgagaaatgtgcgttcggtgtcccaaggggcatgctgttaggcttcgTCGTCtctgtgcgcggcatcgaggcaaacccagagaagatagcggccatcagcgatatagggccaatccggaacataaagggggTGCAGCgcatcatgggatgcttagcggcTCTAAGCcacttcatctcgcgcctcggcgagcgaggtcttcctctctatcggctcctgaagaagtctaaccgcttcgaatggaccagcgaggcccaggaggcacttgaccgactcaaggacctcctaacGAAGGCCTCAATTCTGGTCCCGCCCGCCAACGGCGAGTCCCTCctgctctacgtcgcggcgaccacccaggtggttagcgcggccctggtggtggagcgggaagaggaggggcacgctcttaaggtgcagcgcccggtgtacttcatcagcgaagtcttgtccgagtccaagacaCGATatccacagatccagaagctcgcctacgccatcctcatcacgaagaggaagctgcgtcactacttcacctcccacccggtaacggtcgtttcatcattcccgcttggtgaagtaatccggaacccaaatgctacAGGGAGGATCGcaaagtgggcgcttgagcttatggaccagggtatcacctacgtcccccgcaccgccatcaagtcccaggcacttGCCGACTTCGTGGCCGAATGGACGGAGGTGCAGGCACCGTCGGCgccagaggagcaggagtactggacgatgtacttcaacgggtcactgatgagggcccgcgccggagcaggcctcgtcttcgtctctccattgggcgtgcgcatcaggtacatgatccgcctccatttccctgcatccaataatgtcgctgagtatgaagccctactcaacgggctccgatcgccatcgagctgggtatccgtcggctagacgtccggggcgattcccagttggtgggtatccgtcggctagacgtccggggcgattcccagttggtcgtcgaacaagtcatgaaggagtggagctgccacgaccccaaaatggcagcctactgcaacgaggtccgtaagctcgaggacaagttcgacgggttggagctcaaccacgtcgcaaggcgcttcaacgaagccgctgacgagctggcgaaggcggcgtccggccggatgcccgtccccgacggcgttttcATTAGCGACCAGTcgaagccttcaatccgttatcTGGACCcggcaggggtcggcgaagcccCCCCAGCCCTGGGATCGGGACCCGAGCCAGGGGAGGTCGGCGActcgccacctgtcccggacccAAGCATCGGTCCCGGGGGAATCAACGCCACTTTACCCGAATCGGCCCTGGAAGCCGACCTatccgaccccgtggtcatggaaatcacaACAgtggcgggggccgaccccccaatcgactggagagccccgtacctcgactaccttgtccGCGGCACGCTCCCGGCGGACAAAACAGAGGCTcgcaggatcgcgcgccgtgcaaaatccttcaccatcatcgaccaggagctctacaagagaagtcacactgggatcctccagcgctgcatcccggtcgagcagggaaaggcgctgatccaggatatccacgccggggcttgtggtcaccacgccgcgccaaggacactcgttggcaacgccttccgacaaggtttttactggccaaccgcggtcgcggatgctacccaggtagtccgcacctgtgaaggatgccagttctttgcccaccaaactcacctgcccgcgcaggcgttgcaaaccatccccatcacgtggccgtttgcggtctgggggctggacctcgtcggacccttcaaaaaggcgcccgggggcttcacccatctgctcgtcactgtcgacaagttctccaaatggatcgaagcaagaccagtggcgcaaatcaggtccgagcaggcggtacagttcttcaccgacatcatccaccgcttcgggatcccaaattccatcatcaccgacaacggcacgcagttcaccgggaagagatttctccagttctgcgacgaccaccacattcgagtggattgggaggcagtggcgcacccccgcacgaacgggcaagtcgagcgagccaacggcatgatactccagggtctcaagccacggatcttcgaccgccttaaaaagttcggcggacggtgggttgcggagcttccAGCATtcctctggagcttgaggacgacccccagccagGCAACGGGTTTCACCCTGTTCTTCATGATctacgggtcagaggccattttgcccaccgacctagagtacgggtcgccgagggtcaaggcatacgacgaacagggaaaccaggcatcactcgaggacgcacaagatcaactcgacgaggcgcgagacgtagccctactacactcggctaaataccagcaggccctacggcgttaccacagccgcaggatacaaggccgcgccttcaacatcggtgatttagtgctccgcctcgtccaggacaacaggggtcggcacaagttgactcccctatgggaaggcccgttcattgTCGTACAAGTACTACgaccaggcacctacaagctggcaactcccgacgggcaaatcttcagcaacgcctggaacatagaacagctaaggcgcttttacccatagcttTTATTTCTAAGTTCTGCATAAACTTGCCGTCATTTCCGTTTTTTCCGTTCAAactcaggggcatccgaccctggcctcgttccagggccgcataccccccgggggctaccagttttgttcttctgcgaaaaaagaaaccccgaGCCACCTCGGTtcaggccttttcctttaaagctcaggggtatccgaccctggccttgctccaggaccgcatacccctcgggggctatcaggggtcccaACCCCAGCCGCTTGGCGCCACCTAAAAGAAacggttttttctttttcaaaccgaacactccctttctagacctttggacgcaaaaaagagaaggatgcgtgaacggtgctcaggcaagaCTTGATCGGAccgcgaaaaaacctacgccccagcggctacagcaccttcgctcatcaaaacttactgacgcacccggcaacgcattCTAAGCTTTCGAGCCCAAAGGAACaacaaagggaatcgggttCTCTCATGCAACAAAAGTCatagaacaggcccgtatggccaacgcGAAACGAGTTCAAGACTAACATAATTACAAACTTTTTGGGGCGCcagcccggtacagctaactTGACGAGGGGTCGGTAGGaggggcggcctcatcctccaggagcttcgcgagggcctccgccggcgcagtcACCGTGgcatcgatctcgtccagctcagctTCGGTGTAGCCCGCGGCGTACccttcactcatcccggcaaagttgatgccagaatagtgagagccgaagaccccgaaggctcgccacacgccaaggtgaagcgcgtccacggcaatctcgcgacgccgacggcgcaccccgaggacacgagccggcagagagctcgacccctcctccggagctacGCCAAAGTCATCGCAGACGACACGAACCGCATCTCGCAGGGCGctgtgctcgccgcgctcctcgtcgagcagacCCCGCAACTTGGCGATTTCACCTGCAGAAACCATCCAGAAAATCCCACCAAGTCAAAGAATAGAACACAAACGACACGGGAACGCGGGAACGGAAaaaacctcaccgtcggcctgggtcttcaactcacgctcccggtcggcccCTCGGGAAATGGCggactgaagcccctgcacttgcgagCGAAGTTGACCGGTCTCCGTGCGGagggcttcatgctcccccctcagctgcgcaagctcctcggcgtcgtggCGGGCCCTCTCAGTAGTAGCTTGAagcccctcggcatcgcggcgggccctttcggcgacggcctggaactcctcgaggtcgaggtGGGCCTTCTCGGTGACGGCTTGGAGCCTGGCCTCCgcacgccgcgcctcctccaacgccgcccgctcacgtCCTTGCAGGTCGCgaatgaccccctgggcggcgctGATTTGCAGGGACAGgtccctggtgcgctcccttTCGGTATTGAAGCGATCCCAGAGaccctgctgccgccggaggaaatcagatttcccccgactgccctcttggagagcctgcaaagcaacacgCCGTTAAGGCAAAAAGCAAAAGGGAGGTACTCATCACCAACAGTAGGAGCAACatacctggctaccagggaggacgGTGTTGCCCAGAACTCCCAGCGCTGAAGACAGAGCCGCCTGGACCTGGGCGATGCCGTCCTGCACCGCCTACCACTTGTGCCACTCGGCGGCGGCATCCAGCGCGAAGAGatgcctcggcgggtcatcgcgggatgaccagcggaggatggaccctctccacgccctcgagacggaggaggccgaggccgaggcaggGGCCGACCCTGACGCTGCCGCCGAGGTCGGCACCATGGCACTAGAAGCCGCCGGGTCTACCGACGGCCCCGGCACctgcacgctcgtcgccgccaaGGCCGTAAGCGGTATCCCGGTGGGCACCTCCGCCTCAgccgccggagccactcccACGGGGGTGATCGGGGCGGAGGTCCCTGCCTCCGTCACCactgcctccgccgctgccgcgccccCGGGAGCAGGCGCTCCCTCCGCCTCTGATCCCGCCACGGCTGCGGGGACATCCGCCctacctcccgccgccgccgtctcctctgcctcgtcggcgtcgaggtcgatcacctccccggcctgagagCCCGGGAGGATCGCGCCCTGAGCTAAAGGGGCGACCGGAGGAACCGAAGGCGGAGTagagtccgctccccctcccgcggctgacgccgccgtcgctccgccagccgcctccacaggggccacctccgcggggGGATCCGCGACcgcaccaggaaccccgccgctcgccgcgggcggggccgCGGCCCGCCCCCCAGAGGAGGTCGACaaccgcagcgccttcttgggcgccaacTACAGGGTGAGGCCGCGGGGAGTAGTGCTGCACATCAACGGCCAGGCGTCAGCAGAAACgaacaaaaaaagaagagaggaaCGACACGCAGGGAAGGCCAACATACGTCCTCGAAGCacaagggcggcgcgcgcgctttgACTCGGAGCCAgatgccgaccccggggcatccggcaacggccgcttgtcgccgcttcgcTGCCCTCCGGCAGCGGGCACGGCAGTGGAGGCAGGCTCCACGGACCCCCGAGGAGCGCCCTGAAcggactcctggggagcgccccgcgccaGACCCGAAgctgcggcgggggcaggctccgaagacccccgaggggcgctccgTGTCAACACCAGGGGGGCACCCCTtgccgaccccgggggagcgtcccgcgcccgctcctgggggacgccctgtgCCGACCCCTGGGAGGCGTCCCGCACCTGCTCCTGGGGGACGTCCTGCGCCGAACCCTGGGGGGCGGCCCGCGCCAGCTCTTGGGGCACGCGCTGTGCTGGCCCCTGAGGCACAGCCCTAGGGACTGGAGGAGCCGAAGCCCGGGTGGACGCCTCCCCCGCTTCACCTCCCGCGGCCGTCTGTGAGGGCGCCTCACGAATCACCAAGGCCCCCAAACGGGGGGgaaccagctcctcctccccctcttcatcatcttcctcatcttcatcctcttcatcgtagtcgtcgttgtcgtcagacacgaccgcccccctccgccgccgctggaactccatggcggccttcttccacttcctcgccgtctccttgtcctttcggcgcttctgcgcctcggctTGGAGACGATTACGAGCTCTCCGCTCGGCatcttccggcaccggcggaaggGAGACCACGACCCGGGTTAGCGAGCCCTGCAAACGCAAAACAGCTCCGCGTTAGAGCGACAAGTAGCAGCACACAAACGAAGGAAGACGATGCCCCAACTCCTTACCAAGTCTATGAAGCCTgcctccgggcgcatcggcgggtgcccgggaatcgggtactcgacgtccttgtcctccagtgCCTCCCAAAGCCGTTGCCagatctcggaggcggcaagcGCGCCCGTCACCagggcggtgccctcggtcggcgcgtcaggggtcatggcgccaagcggtcgggtccggagcatcagcggcgccacccgtcaTGCGTGGTACGCTCcaatgaccccggcgccggtgagcccattcctcttcagctgctcgatggcctgcagcaggtcggagaaccgcttcttctccttctccaccggcccgtacgcccatacCTCCGGCGCCGcatcgatggtgcggccggtgaaagcCGGCAGGGGGGAATCCGGGTAgctcttcacgtagaaccactggttgtgtcaccccttgtgggacaccgaggtcttcaccgtcatatactccttggagcgagtatgatgaagatggatcccggcgcacccgatcggcaccggaggcgaccgctgctggctcccggctTTCCCCGACTTCTGGTACAAACTCACTGTGAAAAAGtatttccacagcgagaagtggggctcgatgcccaggaatccctcgcacagcacgacgaacgccgcaatatgctggatcccgttggggttgaggtgctggagctcgagcccatagtggtggaggagcccgcggaagaagcggctcgggggagaagcgaacccccgctcatggaagtgagcgaaggagacgacgtagccggggggaggcgacggaacttgctccgtccccggcagctcccactcgcccgccgccgtcctctcgcagaggagaccctttcgcaccaggccctcggcgcgcgaggaggtgaaATGAGAAAACCCCAggaacccatcgccggaggagggaggagatcgacggaggCGAGAAGAAGAGCGCGCGGCTTGGAGCGGAGGAAACGAGGCGAGCGCGGATGAACTGAGCGTGAGGCTGGAAGGCAAGAAGGCTCGAATGCGGAAGGAAGGCGAAACCGGCGCGGCGAGCTCCTGCTTTTATAGGAAAAGTAacggggaagccaaatcgatgccccggccgccataaatgcagcgccaggtacgccccttcCACGCTCATTTCCTTTTCGAAAACTGcacgcacgatcggccgcgaaaacatcctatcctcctcgattcgcgggacggcgctccccataactccacttcccgggtagcgcgcccacgacgccccccacgttcggcc from Setaria italica strain Yugu1 chromosome VII, Setaria_italica_v2.0, whole genome shotgun sequence includes the following:
- the LOC105914730 gene encoding uncharacterized protein LOC105914730, translating into MAAYCNEVRKLEDKFDGLELNHVARRFNEAADELAKAASGRMPVPDGVFISDQSKPSIRYLDPAGVGEAPPALGSGPEPGEVGDSPPVPDPSPPIDWRAPYLDYLVRGTLPADKTEARRIARRAKSFTIIDQELYKRSHTGILQRCIPVEQGKALIQDIHAGACGHHAAPRTLVGNAFRQGFYWPTAVADATQVVRTCEGCQFFAHQTHLPAQALQTIPITWPFAVWGLDLFTGKRFLQFCDDHHIRVDWEAVAHPRTNGQVERANGMILQGLKPRIFDRLKKFGGRWVAELPAFLWSLRTTPSQVADACALYKSEDEHQKAFQFMHCWNKLRTQPKWLSKIDELAIAKTSNKKQETSSTTDPSASLPNEIIQGEVQAIEHNALTRLIVLSFMLFIVKLSWDVGSDQEKTSLLQFIA